The DNA region TTTTTGCAAAACACACCGCGTACCCAGCATCCGCATTCAACAGAGGTGCTGGCGGTTAGCAATCATCATTTAACCAGTACCATCTTACGCGTCTGGGTACCCGAAGGTGTTGCCAGGACATAAACGTAAGTACCGCTTGGCAGGTTGCCTGCATCAAATGTGGCTGCATGCTGTCCTGCTGCGTGATGACCATTCACCAGTGTTCGTACCAGTTTGCCATCAACGGTGTAAACCTTGAGGCTTACGGAGCCCGGTTGGCTCAGCGTGTAGTTGATGTTTGTTGCTGGATTGAACGGGTTCGGGTAGTTCTGCTGGAGCTCAAACGCTTCAGGTAGATCATTGGTCTCATTGCTCACGCGGATTTTGTTTTCGATAAAGTCGATGCGCGGGAATGACGCGCCCATCAATTCATCTACTTCTGTTGCCGGCAATCCAAACCAGTCTTGCAGAATGGCTGCGGTAACCGAGCGACCGTCTGTCAATGGCGCAGCATCACCACCGTAAAGCTGACTCACGAGGTCCGACTGCTGTCCGTATACGCCCCGCTTGATGCCTTTGCCGGCAAACATAAGCGAGCCACCGGCGCCATGGTCGGTGCCGCGTGATCCGTTTTCGCCCAGTGTACGGCCGAATTCAGAGAAGGTCATAAGCAGCACTTTCTCATCGAGTCCGTCTGCAGCCATGTCTTCCATGAATGCGGAGATGGAATCTGCGAGTGTGCCAAGCAAGTTGGCGTGCCGGCCTTCTACCTGGCCCTGGTTGGAGTGCGTGTCAAATCCGCCAATAGAGACAGAAATGATGCGTGATCCGAGGCCCCCACGAATGAGGCGGGCAGCAGCGGCCATGTTCTGGCCGAGTCCGTTTGGATAGTTACCTGCGAGGTTTGTGCCTGCGTTTGCTGCGTTCTGGATAGAGGAAACGTAGCTCAGCGCTGCGTTCGCGACGGAACGGACATACCGTACGGGATCTCCATAGGCAAACGGATCGAGGCGCGTGTC from Bacteroidota bacterium includes:
- a CDS encoding DUF1501 domain-containing protein encodes the protein MQDHKNCNHDDPGVLNRHGSRLQDGAAHSQDHAAWTRRDFMSRMGFGVAGASMMLNGTPVSAFGHSPILQALNNSKENGRVLVLVQLNGGNDALNMVVPYEIDEYYVQRPTIAIPKGSVVNLENDHGLHPAMASLGNLWNDNKFGTVLNTGYASSTRSHFAGTVNWATGSGRDLGTNDNVNHSTGIWGRYAAKVIDGLNGPLTHPMAVRIGGPVSLFQSEYGNLGVSLGDSQFIEEIARRGLFDAGDTRLDPFAYGDPVRYVRSVANAALSYVSSIQNAANAGTNLAGNYPNGLGQNMAAAARLIRGGLGSRIISVSIGGFDTHSNQGQVEGRHANLLGTLADSISAFMEDMAADGLDEKVLLMTFSEFGRTLGENGSRGTDHGAGGSLMFAGKGIKRGVYGQQSDLVSQLYGGDAAPLTDGRSVTAAILQDWFGLPATEVDELMGASFPRIDFIENKIRVSNETNDLPEAFELQQNYPNPFNPATNINYTLSQPGSVSLKVYTVDGKLVRTLVNGHHAAGQHAATFDAGNLPSGTYVYVLATPSGTQTRKMVLVK